From a single Miscanthus floridulus cultivar M001 chromosome 8, ASM1932011v1, whole genome shotgun sequence genomic region:
- the LOC136474837 gene encoding RING-H2 finger protein ATL46-like, translating to MVVAVASSQSSSTPLSPYPSSPSLRGFIRDAPPYSTQTTPQVQTAGVGGGGGGGGNGKISPAVLFIIVILAVIFFISGLLHLLVRILTKKQHGRGAAMGESAPSPHRTGARDAAMDRQLQQLFHLHDSGLDQAFIDALPVFAYREIIGGNKEPFDCAVCLCEFDAEDRLRLLPVCGHAFHLQCIDTWLLSNSTCPLCRGTLFVPGMTIDNMMFDDFDERLEEEPLPEECEDGYQVSRHKPMDEEQPVAEKRVFPVRLGKFKNVGNQGAIGGVVGNGNEAGIVSREAGESSSSSLDARRCFSMGTYQYVLGASELRVALQTGHGRNGASSRFKGRVAGLSSVNADIMEGKRICARSKGESFSVSKIWQWSNVKGKLPAPPDTCSDTGSLPWMKRNAAGDKSNM from the coding sequence ATGGTTGTAGCAGTAGCTTCGTCCCAATCTTCCTCCACGCCCCTGTCACCTTACCCGTCTTCGCCCAGCCTCCGCGGCTTCATCAGGGACGCCCCGCCTTACAGCACCCAGACAACGCCGCAGGTGCAGACGGCTggtgtcggcggcggcggcggcggcggcggcaatgggAAGATCAGCCCGGCGGTGCTGTTCATCATAGTGATCCTTGCGGTTATCTTCTTCATCTCCGGGCTGCTCCACCTCCTTGTGAGGATACTGACGAAGAAGCAGCACGGCCGTGGTGCCGCCATGGGGGAGTCTGCACCGTCGCCGCACCGGACCGGCGCGCGTGACGCGGCAATGGACCGGCAGCTGCAGCAGCTGTTCCATCTGCACGACTCTGGGCTCGACCAGGCGTTCATCGATGCGCTGCCCGTGTTCGCGTACCGTGAAATTATCGGTGGCAACAAAGAGCCGTTCGACTGTGCGGTGTGCTTGTGTGAATTTGATGCGGAGGACAGGCTCAGGCTGTTGCCGGTGTGCGGGCATGCCTTCCATCTGCAGTGTATAGATACATGGCTGCTGTCCAATTCGACATGCCCGCTTTGCCGTGGCACGCTCTTTGTCCCCGGGATGACTATAGATAACATGATGTTTGATGATTTTGATGAGAGGTTGGAGGAGGAGCCTCTACCGGAGGAGTGTGAGGATGGATACCAGGTTTCCAGGCACAAACCCATGGATGAGGAGCAGCCAGTGGCCGAGAAGAGGGTGTTTCCAGTAAGGCTTGGGAAGTTCAAGAATGTTGGAAATCAGGGTGCCATCGGTGGTGTGGTTGGCAATGGCAATGAAGCTGGTATAGTGAGTAGGGAGGCAGGGGagagtagcagtagcagcttgGATGCAAGGAGATGCTTCTCCATGGGCACTTACCAGTATGTTCTTGGGGCTTCTGAACTTCGAGTGGCTCTCCAGACAGGTCATGGCAGAAACGGTGCAAGCAGCAGGTTCAAAGGAAGAGTTGCTGGCTTAAGTTCTGTCAATGCTGACATTATGGAGGGCAAGAGGATTTGTGCGAGAAGCAAAGGCGAGAGCTTCTCTGTGTCGAAGATTTGGCAGTGGTCTAATGTGAAGGGCAAGCTGCCAGCTCCTCCAGACACTTGCTCAGATACAGGGAGCCTACCATGGATGAAAAGAAATGCTGCTGGAGATAAGTCTAATATGTGA